A window from Candidatus Nitrosotenuis uzonensis encodes these proteins:
- a CDS encoding cobalamin-binding protein, which translates to MVAERIVSFLPSATELLFELGAHEKIVGVTHECVYPEAAKSKPRVIRSVFDSDKMSSAEIDRTVSELARNGEDLFIVNEDALRNARPDLIIAQGTCAVCSAHTNELNKALQILGYRPQIEVLDPHSIQDILESVRNIARKIESEEQGAKLVTTLQNRVNTMKTRNFATRPKVLCIEWVEPFFTAGHWIPEMVQIAGGINAIGEAGKHSRRMSMEEVAATDPDIIVMMPCGFDAERTSAECVSSLAEKRTWKNLRAVKEDHVFCVDANSYFSKPSIRTITGIEILAKIFHPQETEDLIVPAGSYRRMTF; encoded by the coding sequence ATGGTTGCTGAAAGAATCGTCTCGTTTCTTCCAAGCGCAACTGAGCTGTTATTTGAGCTTGGGGCGCATGAGAAGATAGTGGGCGTTACTCATGAATGCGTCTATCCAGAGGCGGCCAAGAGCAAACCGCGTGTGATAAGATCAGTCTTTGATTCCGATAAGATGAGCTCAGCTGAGATCGACAGGACTGTATCCGAGCTTGCCCGCAACGGTGAGGATCTTTTTATTGTAAACGAGGATGCACTAAGAAATGCCAGGCCAGACCTGATAATAGCACAGGGAACATGTGCTGTCTGCTCAGCACATACTAACGAGCTGAATAAAGCACTGCAGATCCTAGGCTACAGACCGCAGATAGAAGTGCTTGATCCGCATTCTATACAAGACATACTTGAAAGCGTTAGAAATATTGCAAGAAAAATTGAAAGTGAAGAGCAAGGCGCCAAACTTGTCACAACACTGCAGAACAGAGTCAATACAATGAAAACAAGAAACTTTGCGACAAGACCGAAGGTTTTGTGTATCGAGTGGGTCGAGCCATTCTTTACTGCCGGCCATTGGATTCCAGAGATGGTTCAGATTGCAGGCGGGATTAACGCAATCGGTGAAGCAGGTAAACACTCAAGGAGAATGAGCATGGAGGAGGTAGCAGCCACAGACCCAGACATTATTGTGATGATGCCGTGCGGCTTTGATGCAGAACGCACGTCTGCAGAATGCGTCTCAAGTCTTGCCGAAAAAAGAACATGGAAGAATCTTAGAGCAGTCAAAGAAGATCATGTGTTTTGTGTTGATGCAAATTCCTACTTTTCAAAACCCAGCATAAGGACGATCACTGGAATAGAGATACTTGCAAAGATATTCCATCCCCAAGAAACAGAGGATCTTATCGTTCCAGCAGGCTCTTACAGACGCATGACGTTTTAG